A stretch of DNA from Micromonospora sp. WMMD1155:
GATCGGGAAATTGTCGTTCAACGTCCCGCAGCTGGAAGTCGACATGGACAGCCCGTGGGGCGGGTTCGTGCACGCCCGGTTCGAGGAGTTGTGGGAGCACGAACAGGCCACCCTGAACCTGGAGCGGTACTGGTCGGTCACGCTCACCCTTCGCCACGACGACTCGGACGTGGTGGAGGTGCGCGTGCCGTACGTGACGGTGGACGGGCAGCACTTCGTCGACTGCCGTGGGTTCCGGGTGACCGGGCCGCTGACCGTGCGAGCCGTGCTGCCACCCCGCGCGCCCGGGGCCGCCCCGGCCGTGTTCGCGCTGGCGGAGCCGACCGACGGGGACCAGACGCCGGCTGAGGTCGTGAAACGGCACTTCGACCAGAAGTACGGGCACGACGACGGCGCACGGGCGGCCTATCGGCTGGTGCCTCCGCCGGGCGTCTCCCGTACCCCGGAACCCCGCTCCGCGACGGCCGGGGACAACCACGGACGGTGACCCCGGCGGTCCGGTCACGGCCGCGCGCGGAACAATGGGGGTTCCGCCCGAACGCCTGGAGGACGTCCGCGTGTCACCGGACCTCGCACCGCCACCACAGTCGGCGCAGTTGCGCGCGGACTGCGGGCGCTGCTTCGGGCTGTGCTGCGTGGTGCCCGCCTTCGCCGCGTCGGCCGACTTCGCCATCGACAAGCCGGCCGGGCAGCCCTGCCCCAACCTGCGCGGGGACCACCGGTGCGGCATCCACACCGAGCTGCGCCAGCGTGGCTTCCCCGGCTGTACGGTGTTCGACTGCTTCGGCGCCGGGCAACAGGTCGCGCAGGTCACCTTCGGCGGGAGGGACTGGCGGGACGCGCCGGAGACGTTGCCCGCCATGGCGGAGGCGTTCGCCGTGCTGCGACCGCTGCACGAACTGCTCTGGTATCTCGACGCGGCGGTGGCGCTGCACCCGCCGGTCGACCTGCGGGACGCGCTGGAACACGCCCGCGCCGAGACCGCCGCGCTCACCGCTGGTGACGTGGCGCAGCTCCGCGCGGTGGACGTCGCCGCGCACCGGGCCCGGGTCAACCCTCTGCTGTCGCGGACCAGCGACGTGGCCCGCTCCCCCGGCGGGGCCGACCATCGGGGCGCGCCCCTGCTCGGCGTCGACCTTCGCCGGGTCGACCTTCGCCGGGCCAACCTGCGTGGGACGCTGCTGATCGGCGCCGACCTCCGCGGGGCCGACCTGGGTCTCGCCGACGTCACCGGCGCGGACCTGCGCGGGGCCGACCTGCGCGGCGCGGACCTGCGGGGCGCCCTCTTCCTGCACCAGGCTCAACTGGACGCCGCCCGGGGTGACGCGCGCACCCGCCTGCCGACGACAGTGACCCGACCACCGCACTGGACGGCACTGCCGCTCACCCCGGTCCGCCGGCCGTCGCGGAGCGCCGCTCCCGCCCGGCGCGGCCGACGCCGCTGACACACCGCAAGGTTTCGGTCGGGACGACGCCGGGTAGCCAGCGCCGACGCGGATCGCCATCGACGGGGGGCACGGCGTGGGTTTCCGAAAACGCGACGGTGAGCTGCCGGGCGACCCGCAGCACAGCGAGGACGAGGCCGGCCAGGTGCCGCTGGTGCAGGTCGAGGCGGACACCGAGGTCCCGGCTCCGGCCGACACCGACGTGCGCCCGGACATCGTGACCGAGGACAACAGCTCGGGCATGACCGGTGGTTCGTCCGGCAGCAGCGGCGGTGGGTCCAGCATGCCCGGGCATCCGGACGCGACCCGCTGACGGTCAGCGGCCGGCGAACGCGGCCCGCGCCTCGGTCATGCCCTTGTTGGCGAGCCGGTCCGCCCGCTCGTTCTCCGGGTGGCCGTTGTGTCCCTTGACCCAGAGCCAGGTGACCTGGTGCCGCTCGCAGGCCGCCTCCAGCCGCTGCCACAGGTCGGCGTTCTTCACCGGCTGCTTGGCGGCGGTCTGCCAACCGTTGCGCTTCCAGGACGCCAGCCAACTGGTGATGCCGTTGCGCACGTACGTGCTGTCGGTGTGCAGCTCCACGGTGACCGGCCGGTTCAGGCTCTCCAACGCCTGGATGGCCGCCATCAGCTCCATCCGGTTGTTGGTGGTCGGCGTGGCCTCACCACCGAACAACTCCCGCTCGTGGTCGCCGTAGCGCAGCAACGCGCCCCAACCGCCCGGCCCGGGGTTGCCACTGCACGCCCCGTCGGTCCAGATCTGCACGCCCCTGCCGGCCGCCGCGTCCACCATGCCCGGCAACCTACCGCGCGGTGACGTGCTCCTCCCGGCCCGGGGGCC
This window harbors:
- a CDS encoding pentapeptide repeat-containing protein — protein: MGVPPERLEDVRVSPDLAPPPQSAQLRADCGRCFGLCCVVPAFAASADFAIDKPAGQPCPNLRGDHRCGIHTELRQRGFPGCTVFDCFGAGQQVAQVTFGGRDWRDAPETLPAMAEAFAVLRPLHELLWYLDAAVALHPPVDLRDALEHARAETAALTAGDVAQLRAVDVAAHRARVNPLLSRTSDVARSPGGADHRGAPLLGVDLRRVDLRRANLRGTLLIGADLRGADLGLADVTGADLRGADLRGADLRGALFLHQAQLDAARGDARTRLPTTVTRPPHWTALPLTPVRRPSRSAAPARRGRRR
- a CDS encoding preprotein translocase YidC, translating into MGFRKRDGELPGDPQHSEDEAGQVPLVQVEADTEVPAPADTDVRPDIVTEDNSSGMTGGSSGSSGGGSSMPGHPDATR
- the rnhA gene encoding ribonuclease HI; amino-acid sequence: MVDAAAGRGVQIWTDGACSGNPGPGGWGALLRYGDHERELFGGEATPTTNNRMELMAAIQALESLNRPVTVELHTDSTYVRNGITSWLASWKRNGWQTAAKQPVKNADLWQRLEAACERHQVTWLWVKGHNGHPENERADRLANKGMTEARAAFAGR